The DNA window AGGGAGCTGGGAAGGCCAGCAAGAGGCGGGAAACCCGGGCCGTACGCCGCACGTCGACCCGCAGGGCGGCTTGCCGAGGCGGCTCTTCAGGACAGGCCGTTTCCGCCTCTCGGCCGCCGTCCGGCAAGGACTCGAACCTGGCCCTGACTTGGCGCAGGGCTTCCGCGGGTTCGAAATCGCCCACCAGCACCAGCACGGCATTGGCCGGCGAGTATCGCCGAAGATAGTAGTCGCGCACTTGCTCGAGAGAAATCGAGCGAAGGTCCTGCAGCAAGCCGATCACGGGGTAGCGGTAGGGGTGGCTGCGGAAGGACTTGCGTTCGACCTGGCTGCGCAAGGCGCTCCAGGGCTGATCGAGGTCCATCTTGAGCTCTTCGATCACCACTTTCCTTTCCATCTCGAACTCGCGCGGCTCGAAGAGATTGCCGCCCATGCGGCTGGCTTCGATATCAAGCGCCGTCAGCCAGCGGTCGGAAGCGAAGCAGAAGTAGTAGGCGGTGGAGTCGAGCGAAGTGAAGGCATTGTTGCTGCCTCCCAGGCGGGTGGTGATGTAATCGATTTCGCCCTTGCCGTAGCGGTCGGTGCCCTTGAACATGAGATGTTCCAAGAGGTGGGAAACGCCTCTCATCCCCGGGCTTTCGTGGCGGGAGCCCACCTTGTACCACATCATGCTGGTGACGACCGGGACGCTGCGGTCTTGCCGGGCCAGCACCGTGAGGCCGTTATCGAGGCGGTGGCGGCTCACGTCTTTGATCAAAGTTTCGCCGTTTCGCATCAACTCTCCACATCTTATAAAATAGACGATTCTGACATGGTGATGAGAAATCTACGCTTTATGCTGCTGACGGTCCTCCTTCTTGCGACGCCTCCATGGGGGGCCGTCCTCTCGGCTCAGGCTCCGCCGCCCAGCCAGATCGAGCTGCCCGAGTTCGAGAAGGAGTCCTTGCT is part of the Acidobacteriota bacterium genome and encodes:
- a CDS encoding pitrilysin family protein, which encodes MRNGETLIKDVSRHRLDNGLTVLARQDRSVPVVTSMMWYKVGSRHESPGMRGVSHLLEHLMFKGTDRYGKGEIDYITTRLGGSNNAFTSLDSTAYYFCFASDRWLTALDIEASRMGGNLFEPREFEMERKVVIEELKMDLDQPWSALRSQVERKSFRSHPYRYPVIGLLQDLRSISLEQVRDYYLRRYSPANAVLVLVGDFEPAEALRQVRARFESLPDGGREAETACPEEPPRQAALRVDVRRTARVSRLLLAFPAPSIRNPDHYVMQVIDRLLSEGKLCRLYQSLVEEQRLASMASTEVTETYDPYLLLARFELRNGISLQEAEERILAEFSRLGQEAPAEDDVARARKQCCTQVLQEFETTLDQAVQLGMMETLVGFEYWVDYLRRIRSVTPEDVRRVAERYLDPSQVIVGRMPRTRSQVA